A window of Eucalyptus grandis isolate ANBG69807.140 chromosome 4, ASM1654582v1, whole genome shotgun sequence genomic DNA:
TTGTCAACTCTTTTCGGCCATGGTGGGGTACTATCTAGTTTCTCAATcgcttatttttcttttttctttttaaatattttttatttataaatttagcttttgaaaaaaaaaaaaaaacttgaatatGTATTAGAAGTCTGGATACAATTTCGTTTTAACTATGTTATCGTCACGTatagaagagaaaatattagaaaaggccacatcattttttttttcagttagCCAAGTTGGACAAAGTTAATAAAATAACTCGATTgtactaatttgataagttttagtatctgattacatttttttttcaagttttgagactcaattacattttcatgataagttttagtatttttgtgCACCTATCCCTTATTTCTATATGAAAACCATGTAGCTTTTAAAATCAAGAGAACTTATTTATTTAgattaataccctgaaaaaccccaaaccggtacacttgtgacaaatttacccaaaacaattttcttaatcataaaaaaccccaaaccagtatacctgtgacaaatttatcccaaccGACTATAAAAAACCCCGAACtgccaaactaatttattcgactacaaaaaacctcaaaatggtaaatttatgacaatTATACCAtctgctaaattggattaataccacaaaaaaaaatcacaaaaattgtaaactatgacaaacggagcgtaaaatcctaaattctaATACTCGCCATATCCCTCTCTTACGTAAGGATCTGTTGGGATAGTGGCAAAAATGGATGTTTGTGGTGGTGGGGAATgcttgtcacgtgttatttaacttaataatttgataataaaatttaataaaaactaacattgggtaaatttatcataagtgtaccagttcggagtaaatttgtcaaaggtataccaactcgaggtttttggtggtcaaaaaaatagttttgggtaaatttgtcacaagtgtattagtttggggtttttcagggtattaaccttatttattttaacagaaCTATACTACACATCGCAATGTTTTTGGATCATATAGACTAAGACTATGGATCGTCGAACATGTCCTTCTCACGGCAAATTCTTAACTCGACCCTAATTCACATTTACCTGGTTCATTATGACTATACATCGTAGGGGCCACTCATTATCGACGACTTTGATTTGTTTGGATCCATGGACTCGAGTCTAGAGAAAACATTCACGGTCCGCAGTCCGGTTCTAGGTGGTTTATTGGCGACGGCGCGTGGGTGATGCAAAGAGCATCCGAGTCCCTTCGCCCTTTTGACAAAATTGTAAATGGAAATTTCCCCTTCCGTCCACGAACATATGCAATTGACACCATGCAAGCCCGGTGCAATGCTTCGGCGCTGTTGACAGTGAGGAGGTGTAGCGTAAAGAACGTATAGAATAGGTTGGCTGCGCCGCCCATATGTGTTGAAGAGAAGTAAAACTTGAGATCCAGAGAGCAACATTAACACCCGAGAGAAAATGGAATTAGAAAGGAAGATGTTCTGTGGACCCACTTTAGGGTGGGCACAAAAATTCGTCCTTCTCTTCTCAGAGGACGGTCTAGAGATTTTCAGACACAGAAGAGGGCAGTTCTTACTAATTACACATTTCTACTTGATTTGATCCTGCTTTGGGTACCTAAATCAGAGTGCTTCTGTACTTGACGGGAGAGTTCTTGTAAGAGTATAAATTCAACTAAGTAGAtgtcaaaaggaaagaaatacgCTCTTCTGCAAAGGAGAGAGATCTGATTGTGGGTGGATTGACTATTTGTGTATCCTTTACGTCCATTGCAGTAATGTTAAATGAACCAAAGCCAACGAGTTCCTTGTGAGTGAAAGAGGCATGAGACTTAGCTTGCAACACATATAGATTCCCCAAATCAAATGACGTGAGTTAGAAAGACACAAGAGAATCGTAAAGgtcagaaaaagacaaaagaaaaagggagaaatgcAGTGAATGAAAGGCATACAGCACAATTCGATCTCTCACCCTGACATCAAGCAAAGTCAGAAACACGACACAGAGCAACGGACGCCAGGACCTTCACTCTATCATTCGTAAAACCATTGCTAACTGTGGATTTATTCAAAGTGAGGATGCTCGAGAATATCAACCCGAAATCAGTTTGCTCTCTGACTTGTTAGAGAGAGGGACAGGCGAGAGCCGTTGCAAGCGAcgttcctctttttcttttttcttttttttttttttaaatatatatatatatatatatatatatatatttaatgcCATCCAGCTGTGTACAAGATGTGTATCTAGGACAGTGCCCATCAAATTTTCATACAACAGATGCTCTGGATACATGTCAATGGACATTGCTAACTGGTGAGGGAAACGCCCAAGGACAAATGAATAGATTCTCGAGCTGGTAGTACCATGTGACGAAAACGTCAAGACAGAGCACGGAAAAATTTCTGGCGAGATTATGGTCTTGTCATGTGAAAAAAGATAGTTGAAGTCGGCGGGCAGAGCGTGGAGAGAAGAGAGGTAATAATCACGGGTACAGGAGAAGATGCCATAACCAGAGGAGGATCGGGTTTGCTTTGGGTGGGAAGCAGAATCTGATGCcttgtctcctctctctccctatcCCCCACACTGCACTTTCAATTGCttcaaaatttttttgccaaattaCCTCATCTCAGAGTCTTGTCTTGTACACCAAAAATTTTAATGAGCCTCCGTCCGATCCGACATTGTTGGCATTATATAAAGGAGGGAAGTCCCTCCCTTTCCCTTCATTCCTTGAGCCGCTCTTTCCCATTCTCTTTGGTTCCAGGCATCGATAATATTAGTGCTTGTGGTGGGCATTCATGGCCAGCCAACCACCCCCTTCTAGGCCATGGCTCCGCATGACCTCCATTGCTCGCCCTGTcgctcctcctccacctcctgcTCCTCAGCCGCCGCCtcaagctcctcctcctcctgctcccgCACCGCAGCCACGACCAACCATTTCCCTTCCCACATTCAGACCCAGCGCTCCACCTCCAcgtccacctccacctccacctcaagaacctccgccaccgcctccccCCATCTCAGCCCCTCCACGTCCACGTCCACCTTCACTTCCCTCGGAGCCCCGCACGCCACCTCGGCAACCGGTGCAACCACCGCCGGATGTGAAAACCATTGTGGCACCAACCTCCCCTTTACCTGCTTCTCCGGCTAAGCTTCCGTCCGCTCCTCCTACGGTGACCTCACCTCCTGCAAAGGCCCAGGTTCCACCTCCGGCAGCCAGATCGCCCGTTCCATCACCCCCCAAACCTGCCACCAGCGAGCCTCCTATCGCAATGCCATCGCCTCTGGTTCTGCCTCCACCCCAACTGAGAGCTGATGATCAGCCCAGGTTCCCCCCGGAGGCAGAGCAAAAGACTGTCCTAGTTCAAGAAACCGTGCCAGTCCCTCCCCCTAGCAGCAGACTCCCATCCCTCAACGGTCGCTTTCCTTCTGATGAGATTCCGAAGGCTGGCATTGCTCGTGATACCAAAAATGGAGATGCAGAAAGGCACAGAGGTCCCCACCCCAAGAAGCACCTGGACTCCGGCGAGGTGCCTGGCATGAAGGTCATTACCATTGCTGGCGAGAACAAAGGTGCGACGATGGAGCTCACACGTTCCCCGAAACATCCTCCTCCCCATCATCTCAAGGCAAGTCCTACATCTAAGAGCAATGGCCAAGAGTCCAGGAACTCAACATTGcccggcagcagcagcagcagcagtagtGACGAAGGAGAcgggaagatgaagaagaaagacaagAGTCACCAATGGAAATTCTTCACGTCTCCTCCGATGAGCGCATTCATGAATAGCAATGTGCAAGGCGTCAACAACTCCATCCTCTACAACAGCTCTTGCAATCACCACGACCCTGGGGTCCACCTGGCTCTCTCCCGAAAGCCATCCAACGGCGCGTTGCACATCAAGGACCTTGTCAAGGGACACCAGCCTTGATGATTCGCACGACAAATACCTTAACATGAGAATACCTCATTTGCATTGTTTATGTTCCCTCTATTTAAAAAGTCAGAAATTATGTTGCTGCTGCGAATAACTGAGGAGGTtcgataaaaaaagaaaaagaaaagaagaagagtggagtggattcttgttctttttcttagtAGGACATGCCATGCCACTTCTAGTGGATGTCATGTTACTAGAGATTGCCCAACCTCCTATGTTTTATTTGGATTCACCTGTGTATAGGTGGATCAGTTATCATGTCATGCTATTGCAATAAACTTCCGGAGTACTATGTTGTATGATATGTATGGCTGAGTCCAACTTATTTGATTGGTCACGGATTGATAAGCTCCTGTGAGCTGAAGGCCACGCTAGTTTCCCTATCGAACTAGATTGCTCGTCCATATACGACACATATTTTTTGCATTCACCTGTTTGCAGCATTCTGGTTTTTCTTTCTGGGGTCATTGCATGTCTTGGAGCTTAAGTAACGCAGAACTAAAAGAGCTTTGTCCCAGATTTCTCCCTAGagcagaaaagagagagattccaTTGCGCCGCAAGCCTTGCTTTATGCGAAGGGTCGCAATGAGTCCGTGTCACACTCCAAGaacgtgaaaaagaaaagacaagctAAAGATGCGGGCAACTTTGTTTCCGTGTTCTAGTCAAACAACCATCATTTGGTGACGGCTCCACACTGAGATTCCTGGTCCTCTCATGTAGGCCAAGCTTGATCCTAAAGTTGAGCTATATCGTCGTTAATACATGTCGTCTTCGACTGAGTTGACGGTGAAACGAGAATAATTTGCAGCAATTCGCAGCGAACGGTTTTGCGTTCCCACTTCGAAGCAAGAAAAAGTGACGAATCATGGGCCTCTACTTACTCTGTTTTTGTAGGTCGTGTTTCTATCATTGGGCTTTACCCACGTCTCAGCCTGTAGCCTCCTCCAGTGGATACGGCACATTAACTTCTTTTAGAATATATATTCTCGTTTGAACACTCTCactattttaatatatatttacctTAATGAATActatgttttgtgaaaatttatcttaattgtgagaataaattttaaaattaaaaaaactgatTTAATCCAAGATTTTTATAGTCTATGATCTGTACCTATTATCTATATTATTCTATTATCTAAACCTGGGTTTTGGACTTTTAAAGTGATTTTATTATTAATGCAAACAAAAATCAGcccaaaatattttagagttaTCTCGTGGAACTATATCCCTAAGACTGTGTTTGATTGTCTGGATATCTAACTAAAATAGGATGGATTACGATAGGATGTGAAATCTAGAAACTTTATTATATTATATCCTTTGTGTAGTAAATcgtaataataaaattgaatatatgtaCATCATATAAGTACATCATATAAGTGTAAATAAAcccaaaaattcacaaataGAGATAGTAAAAATATCTCGCGATACTCttgcttactttatttttatttgcttcccccctctctttcaatttttccctttcatcattctcttataaatttttattaaatagtaaactatagtGATagacctaaaatactaaaatacctaaaatatataacatTTATATGTATTATTAAATATGATaagacaaactaaatttttattttttgttattttgaatttcttatattataattaaaatattatttatattgaaatatattttaattttattaatttaagaagtttgttattcgagaaaaataaaaattttaatatggatATTGTAAATCCTATTCACCTTTATCCCATTTATTCCATGAAATAATTTATTCGGCCCATATTTCTCTTATATCTTATTTAATCTTGCTTTGAGTAGGCACCGAACACAATGTAGccttaggctacgtttggtcgtccagatttctaatcgggataggactggataggataggatatgaaatccttggatttttttatatcccgtccattgtttggtgaatcgcattattaaagtcggatatgttcacatcatatcatgtatatatatatttatataaacggcatatcattataaatgaagcTAAATGATCATAAACGGAGAtgatgaaaatctctcgtaacactattccttaatttatttttatcttattttaataaaattttatcaaatagtaaactgtactaacatacctaaaatacaaaaatacctaaaatatataataaatataaatatttaatttatagattgaatgtttattataagatagaattaaagtagaatatataaattaaaataagattaattaaaaataattttttatttttattttatttttaatttcttaaattataattcaaatattatttatattgaaatataatttcaattttgttagtttaaaataagtttgttattcaagaaaaataactttcatattTTGGACAtaagaaatcctatccacctttatcccacctccccatgggataattttatcctgtctatatCTCTCTTATATCCGCCTTTATCCTATCCTGAgcgagcaccaaacgtaggatatgataaattatatcctatcccgaattttatcccaaccgccaaacgcagccttaatgTGCAAAAGTTCATATTCAAACCATACATAGGTGAAGTTTTGATTCCATGAGCATTTAAGCCAAATTCCACTAAGTTTAAAAATCTGCAAAAGGAAAGGTGTAGAACCGATATCTTgaattccgaccaaaaaaaaaaaaaaaaaatactaatatCTTGAATAGCAAAACCGTTAGACCTAAGCATTGGGTACATACCATATATAGACTAAAAGATCGTTGGAGCTTCTAAATTTAAGGCCCATCTCAGAGTATTAAAGTACAATGTTCCAaacttatttatattaaaagtcGAGGACAAATTAGCTTAGCAGATTGGTGAAATGACATGATTGAAACGTGTCATTACTAGAAGAGAACCTgccatcaatagaaaatctgatcctagattttgtttttgttcaaagATTGACGGCCTAGATTGAGGCAAGGTTCTACACGTGTTTTTAAGGAATTTTGTTGAGATTTTGTACAAAGAAATAGATGGGCACAACACCAACGTGATCCATGGGCAATTTACAAATTTGGAGCTCTATAAATTGGGAAAAGAAATGGCTAGAAATCATACAGTCGAGAATGACAACAACAAGAGAATTTagagcatttttcaaaagttattGAGTTCATCTCTTTTGTAAGTTTGTAATAGCTTTTGGAGTGTTGTTCCTAAGATTCCTTAACTAGAATTCTTATGGCTTCAAGAATTATAACTTAGATTTTCAAAACAACTTTACTTATCAAATAATCTATTACTTGCTAGATCAAAACTTACTATTTTCATGTTCCTATTCCACAAAATTACTTTTGAATTTAAAGTGTATGTGCACAGttcatatatttctcttttaacTTTAGTTAGGGGCTGTTTGTTGGgtattcccaaggggctttgtgccccaaagccccttggggaaaatttttagagtttggcaaattttttagAAGCTCCTTTGCCCAAATAtgagcatttggaatgctcaaTGCTCAAAGCTGGGAAGGGGCAGCATTGGGCATTCGGCATTTGGGAAATGACATGGTTActgttcatcatttttcttccccgttgtcttcttcttcttcttcttccggtcACCGGCTTCTTCGGCAGCCACCGTCGCTACCACCCGAGGGTCGCGCATCGTCGGTGACCACCGTCAGGGGTGGCGCGACACGCGACCCGGTGGCACggacctcgggcggcgtcgctTGAGGTCGCGCGGACCTCGGCGGCGTCGATCGGTTCCGTCCCACGTGACCTCAAGCAACGTCGCTTGAGGTCCGCGCGTCGCTGAGGTCGCCCGGGAGGTCCGTGCGACCTCGAGCCACTAGATCTGGCGGTCCGGGAGGTTAGATCGGCCGCCGGACGGCCAGATCCGCCTCTACGACCTCGGGCGCCCGAGGTCGCGCCTAGGCAGCGACGATGTCGCCCGAGGTTACGCCGCCGGGTTCGCGCGACCTCGAGCCGCCAGATCTGTGGTCCGGAGGCCGATCCGCCTCTGCGCCTCCGAGCACTGAGGTCGCGGCGACGGCGTTGCACAGgtcgcgacctcgggcggccgACGGCCGTAGATCTCGGCCGTCCGGCATCGCTGGCCGCCGGATTCGattttcagatttaaaaaaaaaaattaaaagcaaaatgcCCATTTGGAATAAGTtttgccaaacggtattttTGCACAAGTAACTTTCCAATGAGTAATTTGCCAAACGGCCGAGCATTCCCGAAAACCCCTTTATtctaaagatatttgcatttggccaaagacatttccccaaagccgaaccaaatgggccAGTCACTGGTCCACTTTCTCACTTTGTTAACCTCGCTCACACTGATATGACTACACAATTCAACTCTCTTATGAGTTAGGCAAGTAAGTGGACTAgtgattttggaaaaatttctcCACAAATCTCATATAATATCCAACTAACCCAGTAAAACTCTCACTTCTATAGCATTAGTGGAGTGATTCCACATAACAACTTGTTTCAACTTTCTTTGAGTCAACCTAAATACATGGCCTAAGAACATTATACGATCAAGTGATAAGTAACATCTACTAATTTAGCAAACAAATTCTCTTCATGTAAAATTGGAAAGGCAATCTCCAAgtgttgcttgtgttcctccaaACTCTTCTAGTACACCAAAATGTTATCAATAAATACTTTAATAAATCTATCTATATACTCTTCAAATACTTTGtttcatcatatccatgaaagCAAGAGGTGCAAACATTAATCCAAGAGGCATCACAAAAATTCCTAATGGCTATACCTTGTTCTAAAAACAATTTTGGGTgcgtcatctctctctctctctccccctctcaatgtggtgctttttcttttttggtcggtcttATTCTATTTTTACTCTAATTCTCATCCTCACTCTCAGATTTTTACCATGCCTCCTTACAGAGCATAAGAGTTGAAATCCATACTTGAAGCTAAATCATCCCCACCCCAACCTTGCAAGAAGGTGAGATTCAAGCTCCCCACCTCTCCTTCCCATGAGTTGCTTTAAAAGACCAAAGATCTAGCCATTGGTGAAAGGACTTTTGTCGGCAACCATTTCTGGTGAAACAACTACACTTATTTGTCGATCAATCCTACATGCCAATAAAAATCTTGACCATAGAGGAAACTTATTGATGTTCACTACGTGCAGTTTGCACTTTGAATTTGTTCGCACCATAACTATCTctatgaaatttcaatttgtgAAAAAAGCCCTTTTGAAGTACAAAAAGTCCTAACTTCTCCGACTCAAAAGACGGCTGAAGATGGGTGAAAACCAttgctgaaaaataaaatttcataattggGTCTAGCAACTCGCGCATAACTTCAAAAATTCTCTACAATCAAGTTGTaactccaaaataattttcatcaaatccCACAGCTCCACAACATCCTAAATTTGTTTTTCCCCATAGTTTTACATCTTAACAACTCTTAAATCGAGCACAACTCGTAATTGACATAGATACGACTTCATGCAGAGAGGGCAAGTGTGCTATCCATTAGTTGGAGGAAATGAACCATGCGTGCTGAGAGGGCAGATCCTCTTCCTTTTGACGACAGCATTCACATCGGTTTCTCCTAGGGGTTAAGACGATAGGTCGATTCAcaatttaattttgtcattGCGTAGTTTATTGGTAGATAACTAATGTTTATTGGGTACCCATATGGGCAGCGAGGTTATCGTGTGTTCTATATAAATGAGCTTCCCTTCCAGTTGTCTGATGAAATGAACCAACCGAAAATGGATGTACCAGTACTTGTAAAGGATGGCGGGGTCATGGAAATTGCTAAAGACAAGCATGACAATAATGGGGTTCCTGCTGCTGATCTCTCTGCTCTATCACAATCTCACAATCCTTCCTCAAGTTTTTGGGAACCAAGGAAGAGATTCTGAAGATTCAAATCAACCATATGATACAATCTAAATGCAGCAACAAGTAGCACAAACTTCTCGAGATAGAAGCTCCAGAGCATTTGAACCATCTTTAGATCACTATTGTGCACCTCTCCATTTAGCAAACTCAGGTACTAGATATCCCGTCTCTAGTTAAGTTTTATCTGATAAATTTGCTCACTAATGAGCCAAAAAGTTCCCCTCAAGCCGTTAAAGATGCAAAGTGATGCGAAGCAATGGCCAAAGAAATAGCTGGAATTGAGCAAAACAACACTGAGACTTTGGAAGATTGCCACCTGGAAGATGCCCTATTGGAATGAAGTGGGTTTATAAGGTTTAGTATAAACCTAATGGTAGCATTAAGCGATAAAGAAACACGTTCTAGTTGCCGAGGGTCACAAGCAAACAGAAGGAATTGGCTACCGTGAAACATTCGCTCCGGTGGCAAAGCTTACTACTCTGAGGTGCCTTCTTGCCATGGCATCAATTTGGAGATGGGAACTGCACGCGTTGGATGCGAACAACCGCTTCCTTCATGGAGATCTTGATGAGAAAGCATATCTATTCCAAAAGATTTCTCGCGCGAGGGAGAAACAAGGGTTTGTCGCATACGAAAGTTTATAAGGACATACACAAGCATTGAGATAATTGGTTCGAGAAGTTCACCATGCTTCTTGCAAGCAATAGGATTCAAACATTCTGCTGCAGACTATCTTTGATTACATCTCCTCAAGGGATGTGTTATTGTATTCATTCTCATTGATGACATTAATTTAGCTGGACAGATCCTGCTCACCTAATGTCAATCAAGCAACATTTGAGCAAGTGTTT
This region includes:
- the LOC104442394 gene encoding extensin gives rise to the protein MASQPPPSRPWLRMTSIARPVAPPPPPAPQPPPQAPPPPAPAPQPRPTISLPTFRPSAPPPRPPPPPPQEPPPPPPPISAPPRPRPPSLPSEPRTPPRQPVQPPPDVKTIVAPTSPLPASPAKLPSAPPTVTSPPAKAQVPPPAARSPVPSPPKPATSEPPIAMPSPLVLPPPQLRADDQPRFPPEAEQKTVLVQETVPVPPPSSRLPSLNGRFPSDEIPKAGIARDTKNGDAERHRGPHPKKHLDSGEVPGMKVITIAGENKGATMELTRSPKHPPPHHLKASPTSKSNGQESRNSTLPGSSSSSSSDEGDGKMKKKDKSHQWKFFTSPPMSAFMNSNVQGVNNSILYNSSCNHHDPGVHLALSRKPSNGALHIKDLVKGHQP